The Synergistota bacterium DNA segment GCCCGATCCTGTGCGAAAGAGTTTGTGAGATAGATGGAAGAAAAACCGTAGGCCCAGAATTCGAAACCCTCTGGGCCTTTGGTGCAAACCTTTTTATAAGCGATCTCAGGTTCATCGTAGATTTAAATGAGAGGGCAAATCTTTTGGGACTTGATACCATCTCCTTAGGTGGAGTCTTAGCTTTCGCCATGGAGCTAAAGGAGAAAGGGATAGCCGACTTGGGGGTTAGCTTTGGTGAAACCAATGGAGTTTTTGAGCTAACCGAGAATATAGCTTTAAAAAGAGGACAAGGTGAGATCCTCTCCCTTGGAGTAAAAGAGGCATCGAAAATCTTGGGAGGAGAGGAGTTCGCTATGCATGTCAAGGGGCTTGAGCTTCCCGCCTATGATCCAAGAGGAAGCTTGGGAATGGGTTTGGGGTACGCTACATCAAACAGAGGCGCATGCCATTTAAGGGGAGGCTTTTCCGTATCCTTTGAAATATACGGGGTACCAAAGAGGATTGATAGGCTCGCTTCCGCAGGAAAGGGAGCGCATGTAGCAAGAGCCCAGGATATAGGAGCGATAGTCGACTCGCTAATAGTGTGTAAGTTCGCTCTCCTTTCCACATCCCTTCATCACTGGGCAAGAGCCTTAAACACCTTAACTGGTTCAGACTATACAGCCTCAGATCTTCAAAAGATAGGTGAGAGAATTTTCAACCTAGAGAGATTAATAAATAGAAAACTCGGCTTTTCATCGAAAGACGATTCCCTTCCAGAGAGAATCAAGAGAGAAATACCCCTTGACGAAATGCTAAAAGAGTATTACGAATATAGAGGCTGGGACGAGGAAGGATTCCCTAAGGAAGGAAAGATCAAGGAGCTTTTTGAGGGAGAGAATCTCGAATGGCTATAAGTAAGGAAATCCTTAAGGAGTTTAAGAAGACAGGTTGGGGAATGTATATAGCAGGGCTACAAAACTCTCATAGCGGAAACTTAAGCGTTAGGTTAGGAAATAGAATGATAATAACCAGAAGAGGCTCCATGCTTGGTTTCCTTGAGGAAGATGATCTAGTGGAAATGTCTATAGATGAGGAAGATGGAATGATGGCTATAGCCTCAACGGAGTTTCATATACATAGAGAGATATATAGAAAGACGGATGCCTTAGCAGTAGCTCACGCTCACCTTATAGCTGCAACAGCCTTATCCCTGCTTTACGATGAAATAATTCCCGTAGACGTAGAAGGAGCATATCACATAAAGAGGGTCCCGGTCTTGCATTTCGAACTAGGATCGGGCTCAAGGGAGATGGCAGAAACTTTACCGATCTATTTAAAGGATTACCCTATAGTAATGGTTAAGGGGCATGGTGCTTTCGCAGTTGGAGAAACCCTGGAGGAGGCTTTCTACTATTGTAGTGCTCTTGAAAATTCTGCAAAAATAGCTATGCTGTTAATCCAGGCTGGTGAGGACATAAGAAAATACCAGCCTGAAGGTTTAAAGAGGTGGTAACCTAAGGAGGCGAAAAATTTGATTGATTTTATAAAAGCGGGAATGAAGTCAGAGGAGTATATCTGTAATACCTACACGGGAACTAAGGAAACGCTTGACAAGATAAAGGAGGAGATAGAATCCATTCCCTTCTTAAATAGGGGCTCTTACAGAAGAATAGATCTTTACGTGAGGGAGCTAAAGGATAAGCTAGGTGGGGATATTTTCCCATCGGATGTCCTTCCCCTTGTAAGCTATGCATTCCCCCAAGAGCAATTTGAGGAGATCGGGGAAGATGAAGAGGATAAATCCTTACCATTATCTATAGAGGTAGATAAGCTTCTGATCTTTTACATGATCTTGAGGTATCATCCTTTCAAGGGAATGATAGTAAGGAGACTTATCTCAAGGGGAATAAACGCTAGCTTCTTTCTTAAGAGCTCACCTGGTGAAATGGTTAGACTAATAGAGTTTTTAGCTTTAGCTGATGCGGAAGCGGTTGAGGAGGTAAAAAGATGCCTTTCCTCAGGTAATTTCCTCCTGATAGACTTCGGAACAAGCCTTGAGGATCCTAGAGTTAAGAGCATACTTTCTTATCCATACCTAGTTGAATTCGAGATGAATAAGAGCGTAGATAAAATAATCAACAAGCTTAAGGGAAAGATCTTTTTAAACAGCTATAGGGAGGAGCTCTCAAAAGCCATACTGTTTAGATTAAGCGCCCTAAGCGATGAAGGAAGAGCGCTTGCTCTAATAGGCCAAAGAGGAGTAGGTAAAAGCACCTTGATAAGCTCTCTTTTAAAGGAGAGCGGTTGGCCTTTCTTCTCCATCTCTCTTTCGCCCGGAACACTAGATGAGTTATTTGGAAGCCATAAAGAACCGGGCCTGCTTTTTAAGGGAACGGTCTCTTGCGGAGTAATAAACCCTTGCATGATATTTGAGGATATAGAGACACCAAGCAGGAAAGCAGAAAAGTTCCTATTTCAGATAGTAGATCCGTATAATAGACAGGAAATAAGAGACCGCTTCACAAAGATAAGACTATTTTTAGGGAAGGCTCCGGTATTTCTAGTGGGAACGAAGCTAAACAAAAAATTCGACCATCCAAGCTTCAAAAGCAACGTGGATGTTTACGAACTGCCTCCCTTTAAACCCGAGGAGTTTAACATCATACTCTCAGATTACATCCTGCCAAAGGTTATATCCAAGATGAAGGCAAGCTATAGAAAGATCCTTGAACCCTTAAAAGAAAAGGAGGCAGGGGATTTCTTAATAGATATACTAAAGGAAAGACAGAGCATCAAGGGCGGATATACCTTGGATGGCCTTGAAAGAGCTGTAGAAAAACTCCTATTTATGCTCATATCCAAGAAGGGAAAGAAGATAACTTTAAGTGAGATAAAAAAGCTCACTCCCCTCTTGAAAGAGGAGCTCGGGGGTGAAAGATTGTGATTAAACCGGCAAGCTATATCTTTAATCTATATAAGGGAGAATACGATGAAGAGGAATTGAGCATAGATAAAGATACCTTTAGAAGAACCCTGATAGAGCCCTTCTTCATATCTTTAGATATAGAAGTAGAAATAAAGGGAAATGGGGAAGAGGATAATTAGCTTCCCTTAAGCTTTCTTACTATCGCTTCCTTAAACTTCTGTGAAGCTTGGGGACCATTAGCCGTTATTATTCCCTTATCCTCTATAACCAGCACATCTAAATAGTGAGCCCCTAACATCTTCAAGGTTGGGGCCACACTTGGCCAGCAAGTTGACTTAACTCCCCTAAGCAAACCTGCCTTAGCCAAAGTAACGGGAGCTATACATATAGCACATACAAGTTTCCCCTGATTGTAGATCTCCTTAGCTATCCTGTGAGCCTCAGGGTCATCCCAGAAAACATCGGCACCGACACCGCCAACAAAGATAACAGCCTTATAGTCCTTAGAATTAACATCTTTAAGGGCTATTTCAGCCTGAGCTTTTCCACCAAGCATACCCTTAAGCTCACCCTTGCTCTTCGAAGCTATGACCGGCGTTAACCCCGCCTCTTTTACAGCCTGATAGGATGCCTCAAACTCCTCATCCCTATAGTTATTAGCTACAACTAGCAACACCTTGCCCTCTAAAGCGTAACATATGCTTGGAAGCAAAGCCAAGGCTAAACATGTAACGATGACCTCTTTCATCCCCTACTCACCTCCTCCCCCTTTATTTTATCAAAAATTAGCTTGGATATCTTATTGCCAAAAAATACAGTTAAACCGTGAGTGGAAGGAAGCCAGTGTATCTCAGGCTCTCCCAATGCCTCCCAAAGCTCCAAAGCGGAAGCCCATGGTATGACCATATCGAAAAGAGAGTTTATCATAACTATCTTCTTATTCTTAACGAAAGGAGCAAAAGTCAATGGGTCAAACAGAAAACATATTTTTGGAAGCTCTACTTCTTTCCAGGAACCAGCCCTTTTAATCCGTTCAAGATAGCTAGGATACTCTCTATAAAGCCTATGGCATATCCCTCTTCCACACCCTTCCTCGGTCATAAAGAGCCTCACTAAGCCTTTCCATACGATTCTTTCAAGGTTCCCTCCTCCTAATATGAGAAATCCTCCCCTTAAGCTATTCTCAACCGCCAAGGTTATAATGGCTATCATAGCACCAAGGCTTACCCCAGCTACGAAGGAAAAGCCCTCTTTCCCTAAAAGCCTTAAAGCAACTCGAGCATCCAAAACAGCTTGATGAAAAAAGGCGGCTGTCTCTACATCATTAAAGTCCCTAAACCATATAGCGCTTGACTTTCCCGGAGGAGTCCTTTCAAGGTGATAAGGAAGGGTCAAAAAGGCACTCTTTACACCAAGATGAGCGAGCTTCTTAGGAAGCAAAGAGTAAAGAAGCTTTTTCCTCTTGGATATCCCCAAGCCATGAATGAAAAGCAAAAAAGAGTTAAATCTCTTCTCCTTAGGAATAAAAACATCCACATAGACTCTATTATTTACCTCATAGGGGCTTTTATAGGGGCTATCGTAAGATAACCTATCGATTAGGAGATCT contains these protein-coding regions:
- a CDS encoding aldehyde ferredoxin oxidoreductase family protein, whose translation is MKELKGLKVELSRGEIKEEYVPGEVALRYIGGRGIGAYLYLKEKENEEEPIIIALGPLTGSPLPSTGRASLTTRSPLTGTILDSNIGGNFGTLLRRTGYSFLIIRGKASSPVYLLVTDKSVRIEDASNLWGLDTLTTSERIKEIYGKRLSVISIGPAGEKGVRFANIMEDGKRAFGRGGTGAILGEKKLKAIAVTGDKDIEIHDKERFSSAKYEIIRPLTTHPLTSKLLPELGTAGTMRVINSFKALGTKNFQEKHFPEAWKIGGEELKRRFLKGKSGCFGCPILCERVCEIDGRKTVGPEFETLWAFGANLFISDLRFIVDLNERANLLGLDTISLGGVLAFAMELKEKGIADLGVSFGETNGVFELTENIALKRGQGEILSLGVKEASKILGGEEFAMHVKGLELPAYDPRGSLGMGLGYATSNRGACHLRGGFSVSFEIYGVPKRIDRLASAGKGAHVARAQDIGAIVDSLIVCKFALLSTSLHHWARALNTLTGSDYTASDLQKIGERIFNLERLINRKLGFSSKDDSLPERIKREIPLDEMLKEYYEYRGWDEEGFPKEGKIKELFEGENLEWL
- a CDS encoding class II aldolase/adducin family protein, producing the protein MAISKEILKEFKKTGWGMYIAGLQNSHSGNLSVRLGNRMIITRRGSMLGFLEEDDLVEMSIDEEDGMMAIASTEFHIHREIYRKTDALAVAHAHLIAATALSLLYDEIIPVDVEGAYHIKRVPVLHFELGSGSREMAETLPIYLKDYPIVMVKGHGAFAVGETLEEAFYYCSALENSAKIAMLLIQAGEDIRKYQPEGLKRW
- a CDS encoding DJ-1/PfpI family protein — translated: MKEVIVTCLALALLPSICYALEGKVLLVVANNYRDEEFEASYQAVKEAGLTPVIASKSKGELKGMLGGKAQAEIALKDVNSKDYKAVIFVGGVGADVFWDDPEAHRIAKEIYNQGKLVCAICIAPVTLAKAGLLRGVKSTCWPSVAPTLKMLGAHYLDVLVIEDKGIITANGPQASQKFKEAIVRKLKGS